Proteins encoded together in one Vitis vinifera cultivar Pinot Noir 40024 chromosome 4, ASM3070453v1 window:
- the LOC100266387 gene encoding MYB-like transcription factor EOBI has product MGVNHSSNPALEMGRPPCFEDGLNKGVWTAHEDEVLGNYVKLHGEGKWVNVAKATGLKRSAKSCRLRWLNYLKPDIKRGNIALDEEDLIIRLHRLLGNRWSLIAKRLPGRTDNEIKNYWHSTLKKKVQESSSNHCKSKKKPMMEPSAESAESLKMDSCLSPNKDVINCTTSSSAHPFPLLFPVDEHPEAFTPVEPSIDGGLGKEIVAEQPPESGDEIFPVNISCGNDALWDSLMDFDVDQLCLSEILEENFASFSEFDSMTVGECGINGCQDDPLPSFSDLG; this is encoded by the exons ATGGGAGTGAATCACTCTTCAAACCCTGCTCTTGAAATGGGCAGACCTCCTTGCTTTGAAGATGGATTGAATAAGGGGGTTTGGACTGCTCATGAGGATGAAGTTCTTGGAAATTATGTTAAATTGCATGGCGAAGGGAAGTGGGTTAATGTTGCCAAGGCAACAG GACTTAAGCGATCTGCTAAGAGTTGTAGGCTTCGTTGGCTGAATTATCTGAAACCCGACATCAAAAGGGGTAACATTGCTCTTGATGAAGAGGATCTCATCATCAGGCTACACAGGCTCTTGGGCAACAG ATGGTCCCTGATAGCTAAAAGGCTTCCAGGCAGAACAGATAACGAAATCAAGAACTATTGGCACTCAACCTTGAAAAAGAAAGTGCAAGAGAGCAGCTCAAATCACTGCAAAAGCAAGAAGAAACCCATGATGGAGCCATCTGCTGAATCTGCAGAATCACTGAAGATGGATTCATGTCTGAGCCCCAACAAAGATGTAATTAATTGTACTACCAGTAGTAGTGCTCATCCTTTTCCTCTACTGTTTCCTGTTGATGAACATCCTGAAGCTTTCACGCCTGTGGAACCCTCCATTGATGGAGGATTGGGGAAGGAAATAGTAGCAGAACAACCACCAGAGTCTGGTGATGAGATTTTCCCAGTTAATATCAGTTGTGGAAATGATGCTTTGTGGGACTCCTTGATGGACTTTGATGTTGACCAGCTTTGCCTTTCTGAAATTCTTGAAGAGAATTTCGCTAGCTTCAGTGAATTTGATAGTATGACTGTGGGGGAATGTGGGATTAATGGCTGCCAAGATGATCCATTGCCTTCATTTTCAGACCTCGGCTAA